The following proteins are encoded in a genomic region of Streptococcus gwangjuense:
- a CDS encoding LPXTG cell wall anchor domain-containing protein: MNKKQVLATLALSTIALAQAGYVSADELAPIDSSAPTTEVVTPTTPSASTETEAPAVQPTEPSVTPVDPTTPDTSSTTDKGEPAIQPELSEAVVSDKGEPAIQPELSEAVVSDKGEPAIQPELSEAVVTNKGTPEVQPELPKAEKPKTTDEANEQGKSQIGTTSTATGQVVHDVTKAPVETNTGASIVSTQDGNVVLSDGSVVAPEEVGGTVNEDKTISVTDKEGKLKTLPNTGTEQSFLAAIGGMLLTAVGYFYKKKLF, translated from the coding sequence ATGAATAAGAAACAAGTATTAGCTACACTAGCACTTTCAACTATCGCACTAGCACAAGCTGGTTATGTATCAGCAGATGAACTTGCACCAATTGACTCTTCAGCTCCAACAACAGAAGTAGTTACGCCAACAACGCCTAGCGCTTCAACAGAAACAGAAGCTCCAGCAGTTCAGCCAACAGAACCTTCAGTTACTCCAGTTGATCCAACAACTCCAGATACATCATCAACTACAGATAAAGGTGAACCTGCAATTCAACCAGAGCTCTCTGAAGCAGTAGTAAGTGACAAAGGTGAACCTGCAATTCAACCAGAGCTCTCTGAAGCGGTAGTAAGTGACAAAGGTGAACCTGCAATTCAACCAGAGCTCTCTGAAGCGGTAGTAACCAACAAAGGCACCCCAGAAGTCCAACCTGAATTGCCAAAAGCTGAAAAGCCAAAAACAACAGATGAGGCCAATGAACAAGGAAAATCACAAATTGGGACGACTTCAACCGCAACAGGTCAAGTAGTTCATGATGTGACAAAAGCTCCTGTTGAAACAAATACAGGTGCGTCAATTGTTAGCACCCAAGACGGAAACGTCGTTCTTTCAGATGGTTCAGTGGTTGCTCCTGAAGAGGTCGGTGGTACTGTCAACGAAGATAAGACTATCTCTGTTACTGATAAAGAAGGCAAACTTAAAACACTTCCAAACACAGGAACAGAACAAAGTTTTCTAGCTGCAATCGGTGGAATGTTGTTGACAGCGGTTGGCTACTTCTACAAGAAGAAATTATTTTAA